The Clupea harengus chromosome 26, Ch_v2.0.2, whole genome shotgun sequence region ACATTGCATGTCTGGGTGTGTCTACTGAAATTGAACCAAAGTATCAATTCAATTTGGTTAATTGGTTGATTTAGTAACTTAGGGGGCAATTACTATTTCACATAGGGCCAGGTGGGGTTGGATAGCTTTTTTCCTTTaaaaaatgacatcatcatttAAAAACTGTATTTTGTGTTTACTCGGGTAATCTTTGTCTAATATTAAAATTAGTTAGATGATCTGAAGCATTTAAGTATGACAAATATGCAAAAATAGAAGAAATTGGCAAGGGGGCTAATTCTTTCACAGTACTGTACAGAGATTTGAACGTTGACTTTATTCTGTTTGTCATTCAGTGGGATAATTCGTAAATGCAATATTATAATTTAGCTGACGAAATATTATGAATCACTACAACATTTTACTAAAACTAATTATTTAAATTAGAGTAGTTTTAGTCATGTAGGACCACAAATAACGTTGTAAATAGTCACAAAAATTCCCCATCCCTGTTCTAGATTATCAGACATGGTTTTATAGTGTAACTTTACAGAAGATCGTAAAATTACCATTTTAATGTGTAAGGAGCAACAGTAGTGAAAAGCAAAGGGATATTTGTGTCTGGAATGTCAATGATAATTTGGCTAAAGCAAGCACAAATTAAAACCAATATTGTGATTTATCATACACATGATACTAATaggttttttgtttatttctgttcaTGATAAACAGCTGATGATGTCCTGAGGAGAGTTATAGAGAAGCATAAAGCGAGTCTGAAGAAGAGGTTTGAGAACATATCTGAAGGTATCATCAAACCAGGAGCTGAGACACCCCTCAataagatctacacagagctctacatcacagagggagagagtgaaggggtgaaTAAGGAACATGAGGTGTGGCAGGTAGAGTCAGCATCCAGAGCACAAACCACAGAAGACACACCAATCAACTGCAATGACATCTTCAAGCCCTTACCTGGACAGGAGAAGCACATCAGAACTGTGATGACCAAAGGggttgctggcattggaaaaacggtctcagtgcagaagttcattcttgATTGGATAAATGgggtagccaatcagaatgtagaCTTTAtgtttcctcttccttttcgtGAGCTGAATTTAGTGAGGGATGATCAGTATAGTCTTCACAAGCTCCTGCTTGACTTCCACcctgagctggaggagctgaagaatGGTGAAGCATACAGAGACTGTCAGgttgtgttcatctttgatggtttgGATGAGAGTCGATTACCTCTGAATTTCCAACAGAACATGATATCTGATTTCAAACAAACATCATCAGTGGATGTTCTGATGACGAGCCTCATTCAGGGGAGTCTGCTTCCCACTGCACTCATCTGGATAACCTCACGACCAGCAGCAACCAGTCACATTCCTGCTCAGTGCATCCATCAGATAACAGAAGTACGAGGGTTCAATGAACCACAGAAGgaagagtacttcaggaagagaatcagtgatAAGAGTCAGGCCAACAGAATCATCTCACACATTAAGGCTTCCAGGAGTCtccacatcatgtgccacattccagtcttctgttggattgCAGCCACAGTACTTCAGCAGATGCTGGACAACACTCAAGACATTCCCaaaactctgactgagatgttcaTACGCTTCTTGCTCGTCCAGACCAGAAGGAAGGATCAGAAGTATCAGAGTGGAACTGAGAAAGATCAAGAGAAACTTCTAAAATCTCAGAAAGAGATTTTACTGAAGCTTGGAGAACTGGCTTTCAAGAATCTAGAGAATGGCAATCTGATGTTTTATGAGGAAGATCTGAGaaagtgtggcattgatgtcagtgAAGCCTCAGTGTACTCTGGCATGTGCACTGAAATCTTCAAGGAAGAATCTGTGTTTCACCAGAGGAAGGTCTACTGCTTTGTGCATCTAAGCATCCAGGAGTTTctggcagctgtgtttgtgtttcactcttATGTGACCAAGAACTTCAAGGTACTGAAATCCCTCCTCAATGAAGAACATAGAGATGAACATAATCAATCAGCTGTTGCATATCTTCAATCAACACTTGGATTAAAATATCAAAATGATCTACATATGCTACTTAAGAGTGTAATAGATGAGGCTTTGAAGAGCAGGAATGGACACCTGGATCTTTTCCTTCGATTCCTTATGGGCATCTCTCTGGAGAGCAATCAAAGACTTTTGAAAGGTCTACTGAACCGCAAACACAGCACCTCAAAGAGCATCGATGAAACATGTCAATACATTAAGGAGCTCAACAGGGAAGATCTCTCTCCGGAACGATGCATcaatcttttccattgcttattagaaatgaatgatcattctatgcacaaagaaataaaaaaatatctggAGTCACCAAAGAACTTCAAAGAGAAATTGTCCCCTGCTCATTGTTCAGCACTGGCCCACATGCTTATGATGTCTGCGGAggtgctggatgagtttgacctgaAGAAATATAACACATCAGATGAGGGACGCAGGAGACTGCTGCCTGCTGTGAGATGCTACCGAAAGGCACGGTGAGTTTCTGATGGATATACGTCTTATGAGTAAACAACTTATTTTTTCATTGATATTCTtgagtgaaaagtgaaaagtaaAGGGAACTTGTGGATTATGTCCATTCCACTGCAGGACTGTGCATGACTGATTAATAGTGTTGATGTCAGTGATACATACTGCTGACGTACTGTATTAAACATCTAAAGATACCAGCGGATACATACATGTGTAAGAGTCATGACAGGAGAGTGAAGGAGTTGGAAGATTCAGAATTTAAGGGTCAGGGTTAATAATGACGTACAATATTCAATAATCCAATGcattttatattcatttgtaaCTGTTGCTTTTATTTGAAATTAGGCTAAAATGTAAGACCTCTGGTTGTATATTCTGTTAGAGGAAATTacctgagggaggtgtgaaaGTGGTCTCAGTTGCTCACAGCTGGATCCCTTAACCCATTGTCCCTGTGTAGCAAATGGTTCGGAGCCTTCCCGTCTCCAAGATAATAATCTGATATATATTCATGAAGGGATGGGACTAttgggtgacaccccttatatTCAGAGGACATAAGAACTGAAATGTTACCATGGCTGATTAGAAGATTATTAGGTGAAGCTCTTTgaaacctctgtctctctcccttgatgcacAAGTCTCCAGCAACTCTTTTGATTGTACAAAAATGACCATCAAGAGTAATATTCCATTTTCACTGCAGCATTGGTTGCTAACTTGGCATTAAATGACACTTTACATTATTACATCACATCAAGTTTGACTTTTAGTATTTACGTCTGCCCTTTGATAACATTACAGTCAAAGGTTTCACACATAGAGTGGTTACTGGTCTGGACTGAAATGTGGATTACTTGGAATTGATCTACTAATCTAGTTATGTCCAAGTGAGCCATTGTCTCTCAGTGAGGCCTACTGTAAAAAAGTGGTAACTATCAGTGGAGGAAACAGAGTGCTTCTTGCATtgatatgtatgtttgtatgtctgcgtgtgtgtttcagtgtgtgtgtgtgtgtgtgtctcagctatGTATCCAAATACGCTAATGAGGAAAGTAAAAATAATGCGATGGAAGCAAATACCTGAAGTTGCTCATTATTATTCGATCAATTCAGCTGATTGACGTCTGTGCGTCAgccagtatatttattaaaattgATTCATCTTATGGAAAACTCTTCAAGCACCACTTCAACTGGAATTTGAGTTTCCTCCACCCTTTCATTATATTGATTTGAGtaatattttgtcttttgtcacaatgttttgcagacttgctgaatgtACACTTACATATAACTCCTGTGGAATTGTGGCTACTGTtctacagtcaccaaactccctgactgagctggacctgagtaacaatgacctgggagattctggagTTAAGCTTCTCTCTAATGGACTgtctagtccccactgcaaactgcaggcattaaggttggtgttatgCATGTTTGTTGTCATGAATTTCCTGATTAGTTATGTATCACTTAATTATGATTTATATTGTCATACAAGCATAGTAGTAACTTGACTTCGCTAATTTGGCAGACTTCAACAGtatcacttttttctttttccccttttcttttctccttcacATAAGATTCTACCTCAAGTTCTACCTGTTAATTCCATATCTCTCATCCCTCTTAGAGCTTCTGTGgttttccccctcccctcaaaTGGAGAATGATAGATATTTGTGAAATTAAATAGAGCTGAAATTATGTTTAAAAGACATTATAAAATCAATAGATTTTAAAGATATCGGAAATAAACTCATGTTTAAGTACTAAAGTTAAGATTAAAATAACCATGATAACAGTGGAATAACTGTTCACATCTCATTTTATTGTAAAAGTACCAGTGAACACCTACATCACTGTACTGAGGTGTGAACCTCTATTTTCTGTAGACGGGTCAAATCTGTGCCACTTCAATAACTGATCCTTCTGAAAAGAGGCCTGTAGCCTACATTACACTACATATTGATAAAATCTCTTCTAGAGTTTGTTGTAATGCTGAGTGAATCCTTGGAATCCTGAAGACAGTCTAGCTTAAATACACTGCACTTGAAATTACAGACTGAATCCTAAAGGTTTACTGTGATTGATTTTTGAGAtgcctaatctctctctctgtctctgtctgtctctctcagtctctgtaaTTGTCAGATCTCAAATGAGGGGTATGTTTGTCTGGCTCTCACACTGATGTTAAACCCCTCCTGTGTGAAAGAACTGGATGTGAGCAACAATCATCCAGGAGAATCAGCACAGAAGCTGTTATCTTCTAGACTCGAGGATTCTCGCAGTAAAGTTGAAGCAATTCAGTATGTACTCTTTAAGAATAAATGTACATTTGTAACTGTAGTGTTGTTTAACAATTATGTGACCTGTTACTTCTCTCTGCTTGACTATGTAGTCCACACGACAGGTATTAAGGTTCCCTTTAGACTCTGAATAGTCTGTTATCATAAGTTACTAAtttagagaaaaggagaaagggaatGCTTCCTTGGTTCATGAACAGTTCATGAAACTTAATTTAgttcaaaatgaaaaataaagagagCGATGTAAATATACTTAATGAATAATTATATGTCAACTACTGCATGGCTAATGAATATTAGCAGAGAAGATACAACATTTGCTTTTTATGTAACTTCCGGTATAAACCACGCCCTTTCACAGTCTCCTATCTGACTAATGATACAGAGACATATAActttgttggttgaacagatacatgTACAAATAATGAGGTGTCTGTACACCTTTATTGTGTAGGTATAGTGTGCACATGAATGAACTGCATAGTGGCATGATAGGGGTTGAAGCTCTTCATGTAACGGTATATGTCATTAATGTCATGTTAAATTTAGAAGAACATTTTCAAGACCTAAGGGATTTGGTGGAGAAAAACTAAAGTAGTGTGCACATGAATGAGCTGAGACCTGTAGAGGAATGCAAGTTGTGTGTCGCCACATTTTTACAggctgctgtggacattaaaATGAGCGAACTGTGAGGATTGTGGAAATACAGGGGTAGACCCTGTTTGTGTATTAGTCTGCCATTACTGTCATGTAAAATGTAGCAGTGCATTAAGAAATCTAAGGGAAAACTCAACACCCAACTATTTTTAGTTGCCTCCACCCTTATCATTAATATTCATTTCTTAGGATACCTTCAGAAAGGCATCGCTTAATTATCATTTCAGAGTaatattttgtcttttattatgttattttacagacttgctgaatgcacactcacagataaaTCATGTGGGATTGTGGCTATTGTtctacagtcaccaaactccTTGACAGAGCTTGACCTGAGTAACAATGACCTGGGAGATTTTggagttcagcttctctctaatggactgtctagtccccactgcaaactacagacattaaggttggtcTTATACAGctttatgtatgtttttatcAGTGGTGGCTCCTGAAATTTTTTTcagggggggggcaatttttctgataatgattaaggcgacccattcagtaggtgcATTAAGCAAGACAACTGTATCAacttgttgttagctgattaactcatacagcaatacccttTTCCCCACTAGATAGCAGTACACAAtagaaatatttcccctctagctacattTACATCTAGCacagttacaggtggaaagctatggaagaaaattgcatccaggagccttcaaaagcaaaaatgatgtggctccacaataCATGATCccacttattcattattcacattactcaaatgttgtatgatgtaaaatagTTTAACAGAACACTTGATATGTctagtaacaacataaagaagggggcaacatacagtataagtcaaaaccaacaatatttattgactaaacttgaaagtattggcttacgaaagcaaaataagttatcACATAGAACTAACTCAGTGTAAGTGCAAGTAGCATGCATGGTTTAAACATTCACACTGGAACCTATGAAAAGTggcagtggtatatagaaatacagactgtgttagccacttcacagcctgctagccatgATTTTCTTTCAAACCAATTCTTGGAAAATCCTCGGGTGTAGGATCCGTAAGATCCAAAGTTTCCGTAATAAGTAAAAATAGTGTAGCGTGTAGTCAATCTAACATGCTAGATAGGTGAAATGGTCAACAGTTGGTGGTAACCATCACTCACGAATAGTGACTCCCTATTGGCTGAGAGGCGGGATCTGGAaaaaagatgagagaggagagagccttagaaacagagagacacgaGTTAAGATGATACCGACTGCGTTGAGGTAACAGTTAAGATAAAAAGTGAAATTAAGAAGACTACTCCAGCAGTAGTTAGAAGGTTGAGCCACTTTTAGTTTTAGTGTACTTAAGGCTTTCTTGTTTTCATTCAACCAACGAAAGGGCACAGTATTTTATGTTCTGTTTTGgatgctagctagcttgctcagCATTGTGAACTTATAGCTAGTGCTAGCTAATCTAGTAGAGGTGTACCGCCATCATTTGCTGCTGAACTAGCACCTGAGTAACCCGGACACTCGTGGTTCCTTTGAGGCAGCCTACGCGGGAGCCACGCCACTGAATAGCGCTGCTAGCTACCAGGAACGTTAGCAGTTCCATTCAGCTACGTGGGACGACCAGTTTGCCAGGAACGATTGCCGACCAGCTGCGTGGGGTTGCAAACAGACGGACTGAATGCAAAATCAACGGTGCACGCCGCACAAACGCGGTGGTCGTGAGTAGCCCGTATTGGGAGCAAAAGAACACAGTTAATCCTTTacctctaacctgactccatccaatcagaaagcttccatggtatacaataccacacccattttatCCTTAGGTCACCAGgctacactcattcaacaggtatctggtaaatccatcccttattcatatgaaaatatcccacatacccaatgtttaaacctctggaacccaacccaatgtttcttaaaccattctgctctaaacctctcatgcccaatgttacagtttgttgagagttgttaatggacagtgttgagcacggTGTTTTCATgatataaatatttgtttttaaaaaatatattctactcaaaacctctctcgTGTATtattttctcattgtggagttctatttaaaccgcactgcccaactgcgcaCCCACCAGCCACCACTGCCTGTTTGTAAGAGGTGACTGTAATTTCATGTGAACACATGGCCTAGAGTTATGTTATACTAGGGAGAGTTTTTTGACAGTTACTATTTTGTGCGGCTTATTATTAGCTCCCGTATTGATCATTTAGTTTTAAATGTGAGGTGCTGTTTTTATGCAGTTCATTGATTAGGGAGATTGCTATTTTCATTATTGACCTAGTGCCCAGAGTGCGGGTGTAGATGTGTCTGACTTGCAGCCAGCTCCCTTGAATTAATCAAAAAAACGCGTTCCCGTTGTGTTTCTGAACTTATTTATTGCAACGTAAATTTACATGAAACATAAATGTAGAGATTCCAGTGGATTTTTCTCTTTGTCGTTTGCGGATCCATTCAGTTTGGACTATGGTTAGGCCAAGGCTCCCAATTGAGTAGGCCGCAGCTACGTAGACCATGGCTGAGTAGCCTGAACTGGCTGAGGTCAATGACGGTATGGCTCAAtcaccctccttctctccaccgTGCGCAAATCACGGCAATCAGTCCAGCACCCTCACCACCTGCAGAGGTTGCACACTTgccaaacacaaatatacaaaacaaattatagattatgaaaataaaaatgaatttaaattcaTCTCCTACAGTGATAACCTCACTTTGCTAATGTTGCAGACTGTGTGATGACGCGTTTCATAGGCACGTCTTCACCACATCCTAATGTTCGGACACTTTTGTTATACTTTTAACCGCTAACGGTGACTTCTACAGTTCTTATTGTACACCACTACATGTAAACCTAAACAGGCTTAACTCGGCTGGCGTGTGTGGAAGCATATGGGTGCATATCTCGCTGAAACCACGCCAAGCATTTCAATCATACTCATTAATTTGCCATTGTTGGAAGTCTTCGTTTTATTGTGCAATTGTTCTGACAAATCACTGTTCTTAAGTTGTCTTTGCATACAGCATAGGTAAAAGAATGATTTTGTGTCCATAACATGTTTGCTCAACAAACAATGTTGAATGAGTACTTTGCTGCCATTtcgtctttcttctcttcttagGAAGTGCACTCCCGTCTGGGGATGAATAtacgtaaatcctcaaatagtggctggggcttttatttaattaggctgcacagcgcaccggcctgtatttggggcaggcttgtattaggggcaggcctttatctcttatctctctttagttccgttgatttgaatggggcaccccaacgttagcaggtctgtcatttcttgatattcaccactgcgaaaagttaatgaccgctgtcattggcaattctaattcacatctttcatatcattccgcaagaagtccggtcatttaacgtagcggaaagtcattgtaacttgaagtcagcaagtaatgggttgctacgcaacacctggaacgttaaagttctattagcctgaagaacatatttttcttagcggaaatcagaaacggcaacaaaatcattaaaaagaggtattttggagggatgtcttctatcgtttaggcaagtaactgtataataacaaggCTGAAGgctgtaggctgaaacatttctttttttattgcaaacagccatgaaattagcccggcctctaattgaatcccggtctttatttgaggatttacggtatgttCTATTTCATAGTTCCAGACCGCCAGAGGTGATTAAACATAGTGGAAGACATCATGCGCTCATGCATTGGCTACGAGAACCTATTGATTGATTGTCATCTCGTGACACGTGACGCCCTAAAGATATATACTGATTCTTGAGATAAGGGACAAAACTACTTTTGAAAcctaaaaaactaaaatggtcagcacattcattttcaattgaTTTTCTTATAAACACAGGTCTGACCTAACAAACCATGTAAAGGAACAAGTTTTTTATAAAAtcacttttgaaaaaaaatgacatttatcCAATTTGTGTGTTGAGATTGTCAACTTCGTCGGACGCATACaaaataattttattttaatttaaatgattCAGCGACACTTTTAAGAAAGAAATATCTAGTAATATTGTGCCTTCTCATAGTTAAGTGATAAAAAACATTGTATTcccttttttcattattttacaCAGTTAAGGAAAAACGCCATTGGAAAAAAACTtaattttgttattgttgtattgttgttaaCATATTTAATCTGTGGTTATATGCAATTAAGACACCACTGCATGTACTTCATGCAATGTT contains the following coding sequences:
- the LOC105895281 gene encoding NLR family CARD domain-containing protein 3-like codes for the protein MKSDHSMPEPLNFSSEPVPSGLKRHTHRPPSPAPSCVSMKSDHSMPEPLNFSSEPVPAGLNELRSDLTLDEHTDMVESSRHLHTEHTPDRRRKPADDVLRRVIEKHKASLKKRFENISEGIIKPGAETPLNKIYTELYITEGESEGVNKEHEVWQVESASRAQTTEDTPINCNDIFKPLPGQEKHIRTVMTKGVAGIGKTVSVQKFILDWINGVANQNVDFMFPLPFRELNLVRDDQYSLHKLLLDFHPELEELKNGEAYRDCQVVFIFDGLDESRLPLNFQQNMISDFKQTSSVDVLMTSLIQGSLLPTALIWITSRPAATSHIPAQCIHQITEVRGFNEPQKEEYFRKRISDKSQANRIISHIKASRSLHIMCHIPVFCWIAATVLQQMLDNTQDIPKTLTEMFIRFLLVQTRRKDQKYQSGTEKDQEKLLKSQKEILLKLGELAFKNLENGNLMFYEEDLRKCGIDVSEASVYSGMCTEIFKEESVFHQRKVYCFVHLSIQEFLAAVFVFHSYVTKNFKVLKSLLNEEHRDEHNQSAVAYLQSTLGLKYQNDLHMLLKSVIDEALKSRNGHLDLFLRFLMGISLESNQRLLKGLLNRKHSTSKSIDETCQYIKELNREDLSPERCINLFHCLLEMNDHSMHKEIKKYLESPKNFKEKLSPAHCSALAHMLMMSAEVLDEFDLKKYNTSDEGRRRLLPAVRCYRKAR